actattataataCTACCCCTGAATATATTAATATCTATATATGCATTTCATATGTTGGTTCTTTTCCAGTGCCTCCCCTTTCATTTGTTCACtttcttatttattcattcattcccaattatttcttttctttctttattattaatattattttcttcttttatttgattgttattattatttgtgcaaaTGTGGGGGGATACAAGGTTCGACCACATCACTAGTGCCGTTTTTGTAAGAGTGAACATGTCGAAGTGGATTGAATGCGCATGCAACTGGATTCACTCCTAAATAAACTGATTCCCCCCTCAGGGCTTGGGAAAGGTTTTGAAGGAGTCTGGGTGGTAAACCTTTAGTCAGACTCTTTTTCTTTCAGTTCACTATCAGTGAATCGCTTTCTGTGAAAAATTTAGGCTGTGACGTCAGTCTCAAGTATGTCGgttttgataaaagcatctgttaaatgaagAAATGCGACCTTTATCTTCAGTGTGGTTGTTCTGGACGGTAGAAACAGGTTGATGCCAAGCTTATTAAAAGCGACCATAAATGGATGCATGCAGAGAGTCTCATGAGAGACTCATTGGCATTTTCTCTAGAGGTCTCGTTCCTGGAGCCTGTGCTGATAGTGTCTCATGCTTTCTGCTGAAAGATGCATCACAAGGGTGTTATTTCTGAAGAACACACACACTAGCTTGTGGTTTGCATTATACGGCATTTACCTGAGAACAGCCATATGACTTGCCACAATACAGCGCCCTGTATTTCACTGTAAATAGATGGTGAGATTGCTGCAGGCGCTGTGtttaagtctttaaaatgatcttcGTTGATGAGCTGTACACTGgaatatttacaatttcaatactGCATTTGAATGTTGCATGAAATAATGAAGCATGTACATTTGGTTCAAATTGCATTAATttgatttttgtttaattcactttCTTTTTCTGCCAAAATCAGGTGAAATAGGTGTTATTGGACCCCCGTTAGTACCTCTACAGAGCCCATAGGGGGCCACAAACACCATAGGGACCTTATGTGTGAACTacgactaaatatatttttttgactaATACTCAAACCATCTAAAACCCACCTGTTTATTTATGGAAAAGGGGTCGAGGAGATGACCGAATGGTGGTCTTTGTGTTCTGTTCGCAAGAAGCGGGTTTATCTTTGTGAATCAGTGAATTGGAAGTCCTGCCCACATGTTCTCAGTGGAGGCCATGGGGACCTTCTACCTTGATGTGGGATGGCAAGAGATGAGTGTTGTCATAGTAACCATTATGTGGGTAGCCCTATCACTTGCTTCCTGGAATATAGCTTTGTGGTCTGAAACATTTTTCAATTTACCAAAACCACTCCCAGGGGGCTTCAGCATCAGCActatgaatagattttaaaatgtacggTTTGGTCACGGCTAATAATTTTCCAGACCAACATCTAGTTAGTCAACAAGTTAGCTACTTGCCTTTTCATTTAGATATTATTttctcaaaaatgtattattttccacaaatggttagtttttgttttttccccattttctttaaaaatctgtattatttgtaacttattttcaaaaaaagttcatttccacaaatattaactttttattttatttacaaatactgAATTTTTTGccacaaatattatatttatatatatatatatatatatactcttcttttttaaattattattatccacAAATGTAAActctttttacagtgtattagctataagatttaattataattattatttgcagtTATTTTATTGTAGTCTTTGAAAGTCAGCTCAGCTCAGTGCTACTTCTCTGTGTGGATGGGATGAGTCTGAGCACTGAAAGCACAAACCAGGGCCGTTTCTATGAACAGATTACCCACACGGGCTTGTGTTTATATCTGTCGTTTTGGAGAGGAGCGTTGTGGTTCCAAAAGGAAATACACGGCTCAGGAGTGTGTACACATGTATGTTTGTGTAAGTTGAGGCCAGATGCAGTGGAGATTAGGGGCTCTTCAGGGAAACACAACTGTCTCTTTTCCTGGAAGTGACTGCGCTTTCATGTGTATTAATCACTaagagcgagcgagcgagggaAGATCGACCGATCAACCCTCCACCACATCGACCAGTTTACGCAGTCAACCTCAGCGACCTATCTAACCTTATCAAACAAGGCTTCTCCGTTCCACTTTCTGAGTAAATACTTTCCTATTTGTGTCAGAATAACATGTGAATTAAATGTACAAAGTTGATCGATAATCTGCGTTGATATTGGTGAAGGGAAACCCCTTGATAAATACGCCAGCTGGGTGCATCGAATGATTTCCCCCTCACTTCCACATTATGATAACATGAATTCATTAGAATCAGGAAGCCACCACATCCCCCCCTCCCCAAAAAAAAGATAAGCTTACTTGTAACAAAGCTCTTCCTTTTGAACTTTGACATGTTTATATCCACTGTTTGGCTAATGATTGATTCGAACCTCTACATGTAACCAGAAAACAGCTCATTCCCATTGTTCTATCGAGGAGGATCACTCAGAACGGGTTCTGACACAGAATTAAACACAATCTGAGTCTTTCGACATCTCGTCATAGTCTTATCTGATGACTGAAGAGTGCAGATCACTTCCTTCAGCCGCGAATGGAATTCCAAGCAGTGATCTAAAGTTTACGTGAACCCTAGTGCCGAGTATTGTCTTGTTCTTAGTCATTTTTCTGCGTAACCCTGTCAGAAGTATCGTAGAGTTTTATTGATAATGTGTACGAGCATCTCTGGAGATCACATGCTCCTCCCCGTCACACTCCATCAGTCCTCACAACCCACTTCATTTCTTGTAAATGTCTGTCTGAGCCATAGGCAGTTTACGGTCACCACAGCTCCGCCCCTCATCCACGCTACTACCTAGATTAATCAGCCTTGTTCAGTGCAAGAACGACTGGCCTGACCTTCCTATAAGTCCCTGTCTGAATGTCATTTCAGGAATCCAGGTACACAAAGACTGTAATCTAGTAAAATACACCGTAGCTTAAACATGACCTGTCAGATTCGAAGAAAAAGGCGGGTTCCATGGGCAGGGATTAGGCGAAGAtatgaatcttgaatcttgttaGACATGGGTGAGGCTCAGTTTGGAAATTTCTCGCCTGTAGTCTATTTCAGCACTTTTGAGTATCATCTGAAATGTCTGGCCGTTATTTAGCGCATGGTGTTTAGATGAAAACTAATAGCCTTACTGAAAGAAAAGTTCTTGCCtacatagattatttttttttagatatgtaaACCttcatttgaatataatttaaaaacattttatttaaatataactaGTTATTTTGGTAGCCATTCATTTGAATACACTTAGACTTTAATTGAAATGTAATAGTTTGAAACGACTCTATTTGATGACTGCCTTTTTtctaaatctaataataataacaaaaacagtaATCAAGCATTTCCATTCAGGTCTCCGAGTCTTTGAATCCCCCAacacataaagtaaaaaaaaaattgagatggTTTAAGttgattacaaatacatttattatttttataaaaagtattattttgaaataaatctttCTGCATAGCAGAAATAGAACCGAAGGAACACAATATTCCCGTATAGTgtaaacattcacaaacaatgTAAACTTTCATTGTGCAGTGTTCAAGTCTGATATTCCAGAATGTGCTACAGTATGATTCCTGTGTCCTAAAACAGAACAGGACCACGAGGAGTCCATCAAGTATCTCCAGAATATTCCAGCAGCGCTTTAATGCAATGAGTCTGGTCTTCATAGCGGATGAGGGAAGGCATGGAGGAAGTCTTTGAGGATCGGGTGCACAGGGATGCGGTCGATGTCTTTTCCGCCGCATGTTTCGATAATCCGTCTGCGGCACAGCTGCTGCAGAGACTCCACCGGTTCTTTCCTGTAGGGCCTGACGAGACCCTTCTTCGGGGAACTGATGTAGTGCTCCAGCAGTTTGAAAAGACAGTCAAAAGATTGCTTGCTGCCAGTCAGACTGAATTTGGAATTCTTGAAGGTAATCCGGACGCTGACGGGACCGTTCTGTGCCGTGTAACTCAGTGTAAAGAAAACGTCGCTCTGACAACTGTCCCGGATCAGGAAAGTTCCCACTGGCTCCTTCTTCAGCTTCTGATGTGCTTCCTCCACAGTCATGGGACCCCAATAGAAGCCACTCTCCTCTAGCATTGAGGTGGTCTTCGCGATGGTCTTGAAGTCCCTGGCATAGTTGAAGGGCCTGAAATGTGTCTGGATAACCGCTGCCAGTTGGCTTGGCCTGGGTGTTTGGGATTGGGAGAACTTTGGGGAGGCTTCTGTCCTCGCTTGGGGTTCTTCCGTG
The nucleotide sequence above comes from Carassius gibelio isolate Cgi1373 ecotype wild population from Czech Republic chromosome B3, carGib1.2-hapl.c, whole genome shotgun sequence. Encoded proteins:
- the LOC127953841 gene encoding suppressor of cytokine signaling 1 — translated: MVAHSSVEGNQGTEEPQARTEASPKFSQSQTPRPSQLAAVIQTHFRPFNYARDFKTIAKTTSMLEESGFYWGPMTVEEAHQKLKKEPVGTFLIRDSCQSDVFFTLSYTAQNGPVSVRITFKNSKFSLTGSKQSFDCLFKLLEHYISSPKKGLVRPYRKEPVESLQQLCRRRIIETCGGKDIDRIPVHPILKDFLHAFPHPL